A window from Vespa velutina chromosome 13, iVesVel2.1, whole genome shotgun sequence encodes these proteins:
- the LOC124953599 gene encoding uncharacterized protein LOC124953599 produces the protein MSILEETRLKWYDILESLLECPVCCEIPESNILQCVSGHHICISCRYRLQNCPICKNNFSNTRNFFAEEMASKLEEILTSLMYPTHKINRRILENKMCVFTQTENISKASVEVQTRNVLIWNNKQTQTNNTWMENRSKQKQIEKRKFHYPKIGKGNYPCCLGSCTISLSFEKIVEHLKSFHKDVFYEFKENNGIFTQTCELEYMIPRDHDLAVYVRNMGLFFINIRILHTGDLRGMILLVNSASASKQFTFEITIGLGRRSVTYLGMVKTCRVIHQQAMEDCLYIKNSEMKQKNMVRHDGTFSCNFSIKRSNLTETNHDLENHE, from the exons ATGAGTATATTAGAAGAAACCAGACTAAAA TGGTATGATATTTTAGAGAGTTTGCTTGAATGTCCCGTATGTTGTGAAATACCAGAAAGCAATATTTTACAATGTGTATCGGGTCATCACATATGCATATCCTGTCGTTATCGATTACAAAATTGCccaatatgtaaaaataatttttctaatacaagaaatttttttgctGAAGAAATGGCAAGCAAATTGGAAGAAATATTG ACATCCCTTATGTATCCTAcacataaaattaatagaagaattcttgaaaataaaatgtgtgTATTTACACAGACAGAAAACATATCTAAAGCATCGGTAGAAGTACAAACtagaaatgtattaatttgGAATAATAAACAAACGCAAACGAATAATACATGGATGGAAAATAGATCAAAACAAAagcaaatagagaaaagaaagtttcaCTATCCTAAAATTGGAAAAGGGAATTACCCATGTTGTTTAGGTTCATGTAccatttcattatcatttgaaAAGATAGTAGAACACTTAAAATCTTTTCATAAGGATGTATTTTATGAa TTCAAGGAGAATAATGGAATATTTACACAAACTTGTGAATTAGAATATATGATACCAAGAGACCATGATTTAGCAGTTTATGTAAGAAACATGGGattgttttttataaatatcagaATTCTTCATACAGGCGATTTGAGAGGTATGATTTTGCTTGTAAATAGTGCTTCAGCAAGTAAACAatttacatttgaaataaCAATTGGATTGGGGAGAAGATCTGTGACATACTTAGGAATG gTAAAAACGTGCAGAGTAATACATCAGCAAGCTATGGAAGACTGTCTATATATTAAGAATTctgaaatgaaacaaaaaaatatggtTCGTCATGATGGTACATTTAGCTGTAATTTTAGTATTAAACGTTCTAATTTAACAGAAACAAATCATGATTTAGAAAATCATGAGTAA